The Sulfurospirillum halorespirans DSM 13726 genome has a window encoding:
- a CDS encoding type IV pilus twitching motility protein PilT encodes MAAVEVNVSELTFEMTKKLKFYLSKLVEHKGSDLHVKTGATIRGRIHGEIVSFSKEALGYQDGLTLAKELLRSRFPELVEKKNIDFTFKLNDEYRFRVNMFFQVDGVSAVFRTIPMVLPTIEALHLPVILNTLCDLPRGLILVTGPTGSGKTTTLASMINRINKTQKKHIITIEDPVEFIYKDESCVVNQRAIGQDAISFSDALRAALREDPDVILVGEMRDLETIETAMHAAETGHLVLSTLHTVDAKETVGRIIGMFPGSEQNRIKMSLASVLQGIVAQRLVKTVDNGRTAAVEILVKNARIEALILEGREGEIPDALKEGKDVYKTQTFDQALLGLYAEGRISREAAIQTSTSRNDITMALDFYDADKSQKETRKDETRVSIKELQEIDKDILSLKK; translated from the coding sequence ATGGCAGCAGTTGAAGTCAATGTAAGCGAACTCACATTTGAGATGACCAAAAAGCTGAAGTTTTACCTCAGCAAGCTGGTTGAACATAAGGGAAGCGATTTACATGTAAAGACAGGAGCGACCATTCGTGGGCGTATTCATGGTGAAATTGTCTCTTTTTCCAAAGAGGCGCTTGGGTACCAAGATGGACTGACGTTGGCAAAAGAGCTTTTACGAAGTCGTTTCCCTGAGTTGGTTGAGAAGAAAAACATTGACTTCACCTTTAAGCTCAACGATGAGTACCGTTTCCGTGTTAATATGTTCTTTCAAGTCGATGGTGTCTCAGCGGTATTTAGAACGATCCCGATGGTGCTTCCTACGATTGAAGCCCTTCATTTGCCTGTCATTTTGAACACACTGTGCGATCTTCCTCGTGGTCTTATTTTAGTCACAGGTCCTACGGGATCGGGTAAAACAACGACACTCGCTTCGATGATCAATCGCATCAATAAGACGCAAAAAAAGCATATTATCACGATTGAAGACCCCGTGGAGTTTATCTACAAAGATGAATCGTGCGTGGTCAATCAGCGTGCCATTGGGCAAGATGCCATCTCCTTTTCCGATGCGCTTCGTGCCGCGCTTCGTGAAGATCCTGATGTCATTTTGGTGGGTGAAATGCGTGATCTTGAGACGATCGAAACGGCGATGCACGCAGCCGAAACCGGTCACTTAGTGCTCTCCACACTGCACACCGTGGATGCGAAAGAGACCGTTGGGCGTATCATTGGTATGTTTCCAGGAAGCGAGCAAAACCGCATCAAGATGTCGTTAGCATCTGTTTTGCAAGGCATTGTTGCGCAACGATTGGTCAAAACAGTCGATAATGGACGAACAGCGGCAGTCGAAATTTTGGTGAAAAATGCCCGTATTGAAGCATTGATTTTAGAAGGTCGTGAGGGCGAAATACCAGACGCACTCAAAGAGGGAAAAGACGTTTACAAAACCCAAACCTTTGATCAAGCCCTTTTAGGATTGTACGCAGAAGGCAGAATCTCACGTGAAGCGGCGATCCAAACCTCGACCAGTCGCAATGACATTACGATGGCACTGGATTTTTACGATGCCGATAAAAGTCAAAAAGAGACACGCAAAGATGAGACGCGTGTGAGCATTAAAGAGCTTCAAGAGATCGATAAAGACATCCTTAGCTTAAAGAAATAG
- a CDS encoding methylenetetrahydrofolate reductase, which yields MIENFIEKLKYDTFLTLETTPMHEPTFEPIIEKIAAFGLDKIVDGFSTTDNPLARLKFNALFGALKLQTQFHKPVIATMSMRDRNKVALQSDLLGANGFDLRTILALTGDPASASDQPAVKGVFEGNSTLLLEIIQCFNAGIDYSGKPFKTQPKPIYSFAVCNAHANTPKNLMKKMATKIKHGAVGIITQPVYSVENAKMLLDLLKDAKAEINKEQSQAQLILGFFPIIKLRTAQFLSAHVPGIHVPSIWMDKLAHAKKISEEEEKKVGFELSLNAFLELKKIHPKIHMMSANNFELVADLVKY from the coding sequence ATGATTGAAAATTTTATCGAAAAGTTAAAATATGACACCTTCTTGACGCTTGAGACAACCCCGATGCACGAGCCAACGTTTGAGCCGATTATTGAAAAAATTGCGGCATTTGGACTGGATAAAATTGTGGATGGCTTTAGCACCACCGACAATCCGCTCGCACGCCTTAAGTTCAATGCGCTTTTTGGCGCGCTCAAACTTCAAACACAGTTTCATAAACCCGTCATCGCGACAATGAGCATGCGAGACCGCAATAAAGTCGCCTTACAATCAGACCTTTTGGGTGCGAATGGATTTGATCTGCGCACGATTCTCGCCCTTACGGGAGATCCAGCGAGCGCAAGTGATCAACCCGCCGTTAAAGGGGTTTTTGAAGGAAACAGTACGCTTCTGTTAGAAATCATTCAGTGCTTTAATGCAGGCATTGACTACTCGGGAAAACCGTTTAAAACGCAACCCAAACCCATTTACTCCTTTGCGGTGTGCAATGCACATGCCAATACCCCTAAAAATTTAATGAAAAAGATGGCAACAAAGATCAAACATGGCGCGGTGGGCATCATCACCCAACCTGTTTACAGCGTTGAAAATGCGAAAATGCTTTTAGACTTACTCAAAGATGCCAAAGCCGAGATCAACAAAGAGCAGAGCCAAGCGCAACTCATTTTAGGGTTTTTTCCGATTATCAAACTGCGTACCGCTCAATTTTTGAGCGCGCACGTTCCAGGCATTCATGTGCCTTCTATCTGGATGGACAAACTAGCACATGCTAAAAAAATCAGTGAAGAAGAAGAGAAAAAAGTAGGGTTTGAACTCTCGTTAAATGCCTTTTTAGAACTTAAAAAGATTCATCCAAAGATTCATATGATGAGTGCCAATAACTTTGAATTGGTCGCAGATTTGGTGAAGTATTAA
- a CDS encoding 50S ribosomal protein L25/general stress protein Ctc, protein MLEGIIRDSIEKKATKALRRDGYLIANIYGKGEQNINAAFKANEFIKAAKNKETLIFPVKVAGKEYNVVIQDYQRDPVNSNLLHVDLRIALPGVLSKYLVPVMLEGLPVGTKNKGVLIQSKKRLTVKCTAENLPNSFVIDVSGLDVGNTVLVRDIPVPANVIIMDETRVSVAGVIKAK, encoded by the coding sequence ATGTTAGAAGGCATCATTAGAGATAGTATCGAAAAAAAGGCTACCAAAGCGCTTCGTAGAGATGGATATCTAATTGCTAATATTTACGGTAAGGGTGAACAAAACATCAATGCTGCATTTAAAGCAAACGAATTCATCAAAGCAGCAAAGAACAAAGAGACTCTTATTTTCCCAGTCAAAGTTGCGGGTAAAGAGTACAATGTTGTGATCCAAGATTACCAAAGAGACCCCGTAAATAGCAATCTTTTACATGTAGATTTGCGTATTGCACTTCCAGGTGTTCTTAGTAAATATTTAGTGCCTGTTATGCTTGAAGGTCTTCCCGTCGGCACAAAAAACAAAGGCGTTTTGATTCAATCAAAAAAACGTTTAACCGTTAAATGTACAGCAGAAAATTTACCAAACAGCTTCGTCATTGACGTCAGTGGACTTGATGTTGGTAATACTGTTCTCGTACGTGATATCCCCGTTCCAGCAAACGTTATCATCATGGATGAGACACGTGTTTCTGTTGCCGGAGTTATTAAAGCGAAGTAA
- a CDS encoding chemotaxis protein CheW yields the protein MNDKLNQILKKQQEQVDEPHKKEDDVIQLVGFIIGQEEYAVPILSIQEIIKPIEYTRVPSVPTYILGVFNLRGSVIPLIDLRSKFKMDPAKVTEDTRYIVMKGVDNTAGFVIDRLTEAIRIKSSRIGPPPETIHAEKGMVYGIGMRDENILTILKVEQLLKRDF from the coding sequence ATGAATGATAAACTCAATCAAATTCTTAAAAAACAGCAAGAACAAGTTGATGAGCCGCACAAAAAAGAGGATGATGTTATTCAACTGGTCGGATTTATTATAGGGCAAGAAGAGTACGCGGTGCCCATTTTAAGCATTCAAGAGATCATTAAGCCGATTGAATACACAAGGGTTCCCAGTGTGCCAACGTATATCTTAGGTGTCTTTAACCTTCGCGGAAGCGTCATTCCTTTGATTGATCTTAGAAGTAAGTTCAAAATGGACCCTGCTAAAGTGACGGAAGATACGCGCTACATCGTTATGAAGGGTGTCGATAATACCGCAGGCTTTGTGATTGATCGTCTCACAGAGGCGATTCGTATCAAAAGCAGTCGTATCGGACCACCGCCTGAAACGATTCATGCGGAAAAAGGGATGGTGTACGGCATTGGAATGCGGGATGAAAATATCTTGACGATTCTTAAAGTCGAACAGCTCTTAAAACGCGATTTCTAA
- the serB gene encoding phosphoserine phosphatase SerB gives MKLCVFDFDSTLMDGETIDFLAKAHGVEKEVSTITEAAMRGELDFFESLSTRVGLLKGMNAKIAEEMCACLPLMNGAKEAISGLKAKGYTVVVFSGGFRIATTPAKAILGFDVDFANVLHVRDGHLSGLVGGDMMFGFSKGDMLRRLQNLLHVSYENTIAVGDGANDISMFECAAKKVAFCAKPILKNAANIVIDEKDMRNLLQFI, from the coding sequence ATGAAGTTGTGTGTGTTTGATTTTGACTCAACGCTGATGGATGGCGAAACCATCGATTTTCTAGCCAAAGCGCATGGAGTCGAAAAAGAGGTTTCAACGATAACTGAAGCTGCGATGCGTGGAGAGCTTGATTTTTTCGAGAGTTTGAGCACACGTGTAGGGCTTTTAAAAGGGATGAACGCCAAAATTGCAGAAGAGATGTGCGCTTGCTTACCTCTGATGAATGGTGCCAAAGAGGCAATCTCTGGACTGAAAGCCAAAGGCTATACGGTAGTCGTTTTTAGCGGAGGTTTTCGCATCGCAACGACACCTGCTAAAGCGATTTTAGGGTTTGATGTGGACTTTGCGAATGTTTTACATGTAAGAGATGGACATCTTAGTGGACTGGTCGGTGGCGACATGATGTTTGGTTTTTCCAAAGGTGATATGCTAAGACGCTTGCAAAATCTTTTACATGTAAGTTATGAAAATACGATTGCCGTGGGTGATGGCGCGAATGACATCTCGATGTTTGAATGTGCGGCGAAGAAAGTAGCCTTTTGCGCCAAACCGATTTTGAAAAATGCCGCTAATATCGTGATCGATGAGAAAGATATGCGTAATCTTCTCCAATTTATTTAA
- a CDS encoding LptF/LptG family permease — protein sequence MKLFEKYIVKNYLKNFFVIFIALDLFYVGVDLLTNYNNIPDSANLQLLYAIFQGMNAVNYVLPLSIVFGMVVTYFGMIKSNELICMYASSISKRSLVRPFFLTALVLTLGYIGLNCTEFAYAYEYSANLKKYNRISTSSEDLFLKHDNQYVYFKRLDPLKQVAYDVTIFEVESVDLTKIIRASVASFIKNHWVLENVSIIHKPHVSSLDDTGYRTESVPTLKTMENFKPKIMDNVYQSEYALSIIDGIDALLFFETQGVNTHKIKATLFYQLFFPLFAPFLIVILYYKAPVMGRYFNMALIASSFAFITLVVWSGLFLLSRLAANGVIFAEIAILLPIILLFFTALHFYAKR from the coding sequence ATGAAACTTTTTGAGAAATACATTGTTAAAAATTATCTCAAAAATTTCTTTGTTATTTTCATAGCGCTTGATCTTTTTTATGTTGGTGTTGATCTGCTCACCAATTATAATAATATTCCCGATTCTGCCAATTTACAGCTACTCTACGCGATTTTTCAAGGGATGAATGCGGTCAATTATGTGTTGCCACTCTCCATTGTTTTTGGCATGGTTGTGACCTATTTTGGCATGATCAAATCCAATGAGCTCATTTGTATGTACGCTTCAAGTATCTCAAAACGCTCTTTGGTCAGACCTTTTTTTCTGACGGCTTTAGTTTTAACACTGGGCTATATCGGGCTTAATTGTACTGAGTTTGCCTATGCGTACGAGTACAGTGCCAATCTTAAAAAATACAACCGCATCTCCACCAGTTCCGAAGATCTTTTTTTAAAACACGATAACCAGTATGTCTATTTTAAACGGCTTGATCCTCTTAAACAAGTCGCATACGATGTCACTATTTTTGAAGTGGAAAGTGTGGATCTTACCAAGATTATTCGCGCTTCCGTTGCTTCGTTTATTAAAAATCATTGGGTCTTAGAAAATGTCAGTATCATTCATAAACCACATGTCAGCTCGCTGGATGATACGGGATACCGCACGGAAAGTGTTCCAACACTCAAAACGATGGAAAATTTTAAACCGAAGATCATGGACAATGTGTATCAGAGCGAATACGCGCTCTCCATTATAGACGGAATCGATGCGCTGCTCTTTTTTGAAACCCAAGGGGTGAATACCCATAAGATCAAAGCGACACTTTTTTATCAACTTTTTTTCCCGCTTTTTGCCCCTTTCTTAATTGTTATTTTGTACTATAAAGCACCCGTTATGGGGCGTTATTTTAATATGGCACTGATTGCTTCTTCGTTTGCTTTTATCACCCTTGTGGTGTGGAGCGGACTCTTTTTGCTTAGCCGTTTGGCAGCCAATGGCGTTATTTTTGCTGAGATTGCTATTTTACTTCCAATTATTCTGCTCTTTTTTACAGCATTACATTTTTACGCGAAACGCTAA
- the lysA gene encoding diaminopimelate decarboxylase, with translation MTKFQALAQKYGTPLYVYDFDTIDTKFSALKEVFKARKSLICFAVKSNSNLSVLKHMAHLGAGCDCVSIGEVKRALVAGIPKYKIIFSGVGKRDEEIEEALQNDILMINLESEEEMNRVEMIASKLGVIARISIRVNPNIDAQTHPYISTGLHENKFGVDLDSAKRMYIHAKNSASLDPVGIHFHIGSQITEVEPFREAALVLANLLRNLKALKIEIKFFDVGGGIGIQYKDETTVDLYAYAQSIFAALTGLDVTLVCEPGRYLVGDCGFFLTRVLYEKNNGFKRFVIVDGAMNDLIRPSLYQAYHAIDVEGKEDHATSVCDVVGPICESGDFFAKNIALPALEHDDLLIVKSAGAYGFTMSSNYNTRTRVAEVALEKGEDRLIRQRESFEDVIALERAYL, from the coding sequence ATGACGAAATTCCAAGCTTTGGCACAAAAATATGGCACCCCTTTATACGTGTATGATTTTGATACGATCGACACAAAATTTTCTGCTCTAAAAGAAGTTTTTAAAGCACGCAAATCACTGATCTGTTTTGCCGTAAAATCAAACTCCAATCTCTCTGTTTTAAAACACATGGCACACCTAGGTGCTGGATGCGATTGCGTCTCCATTGGCGAAGTGAAACGCGCTTTAGTGGCAGGAATCCCAAAATACAAAATTATTTTTAGCGGTGTCGGCAAACGGGATGAAGAGATTGAAGAAGCCCTTCAAAACGATATTTTGATGATCAACCTTGAGAGTGAAGAGGAGATGAATCGCGTTGAGATGATTGCCTCAAAACTAGGCGTGATTGCACGCATCAGCATTCGTGTTAATCCCAATATCGATGCACAAACCCATCCGTATATCTCAACGGGTCTTCATGAAAATAAATTTGGCGTGGATTTGGACAGTGCCAAACGCATGTACATTCATGCCAAAAATAGCGCTTCACTTGATCCTGTGGGCATCCATTTTCATATTGGAAGTCAGATAACCGAAGTGGAGCCTTTTAGAGAAGCGGCACTGGTGTTGGCGAATTTATTACGAAATTTAAAAGCGCTCAAAATAGAGATTAAATTTTTTGATGTGGGTGGTGGCATTGGTATTCAGTACAAAGATGAAACAACTGTTGATCTTTATGCTTACGCTCAATCAATTTTTGCAGCCCTTACCGGTCTTGATGTCACACTTGTGTGCGAACCAGGGCGCTATTTGGTAGGCGATTGTGGCTTCTTTTTAACGCGCGTGCTGTATGAAAAAAACAATGGTTTTAAACGCTTTGTGATCGTTGATGGTGCTATGAATGATCTGATTCGTCCAAGCCTGTATCAAGCGTATCATGCCATTGATGTTGAAGGCAAAGAAGATCACGCAACAAGTGTGTGTGATGTCGTTGGGCCTATTTGTGAAAGTGGTGACTTTTTTGCGAAAAATATTGCATTACCTGCCCTTGAGCACGATGATCTTCTGATCGTTAAAAGCGCAGGAGCCTACGGCTTTACGATGAGTAGCAATTACAACACACGTACGCGCGTCGCCGAAGTTGCACTTGAAAAGGGCGAAGATCGTTTGATTCGCCAGCGTGAAAGCTTTGAAGATGTGATTGCATTAGAGCGAGCATATCTGTGA
- a CDS encoding transaldolase, producing MYNNELKFSLWCDFVERSFLEGEFGELIANNVINAATSNPSIFQAAFLGSPAYAEDKAKLQGKSAKEMYEALAISDIQLAAKKLLNSYKKGDDGFISIEVDPFLCDDTEATVEEGKRLFKAIGYPNVMIKVPATEAGFSAMEALLSEGINVNATLVFSDTQTKECLKAFGSANKTLVEKGVKKLPQAVISIFVSRFDRKLDAELAKIDFVTSRVGIMNAMRCYELIQNAKLPNVRTLFASTGVKGDKLSPDYYIKELFLENSINTAPLATIKAFIASSKACKPIELRSDWIENFFHSVEANGIDMNVVCDELMDEGLRAFKEAFVEILNELK from the coding sequence ATGTATAACAATGAACTGAAATTTTCGTTATGGTGTGATTTTGTGGAGCGAAGCTTCCTTGAGGGTGAATTTGGCGAGTTGATCGCAAACAATGTCATTAATGCGGCAACGAGCAATCCTTCTATTTTCCAAGCCGCGTTTTTAGGTTCACCTGCATATGCGGAAGATAAAGCAAAACTCCAAGGCAAATCCGCCAAAGAGATGTATGAAGCACTGGCGATTAGCGACATTCAACTTGCCGCCAAGAAACTTTTAAACTCGTATAAAAAAGGTGACGATGGCTTTATCAGCATTGAAGTCGATCCTTTCTTGTGCGATGATACGGAAGCGACCGTGGAAGAGGGCAAACGCCTTTTCAAAGCGATCGGTTATCCGAATGTGATGATCAAAGTTCCTGCCACCGAAGCTGGTTTTAGTGCAATGGAAGCGCTTTTGAGCGAAGGCATTAACGTCAATGCTACTCTTGTTTTCTCCGACACTCAAACCAAAGAGTGTCTCAAAGCCTTTGGCAGTGCGAATAAAACGTTAGTCGAAAAAGGGGTTAAAAAACTTCCCCAAGCAGTCATCAGCATCTTTGTGAGTCGTTTTGATCGTAAGCTGGATGCTGAGCTTGCCAAAATTGATTTTGTAACATCACGCGTAGGCATTATGAACGCCATGCGTTGTTATGAGCTCATTCAAAATGCGAAGTTACCCAATGTGAGAACGTTGTTTGCGAGTACAGGCGTTAAAGGCGATAAGCTGAGTCCTGATTATTACATTAAAGAACTTTTCCTCGAAAACTCGATCAATACCGCACCACTTGCAACAATCAAAGCATTCATCGCCTCTTCCAAAGCGTGCAAGCCTATCGAGCTTAGATCCGATTGGATTGAGAACTTTTTTCACTCCGTAGAAGCCAATGGCATCGATATGAACGTTGTATGTGATGAGTTGATGGATGAGGGTTTGCGTGCCTTTAAAGAAGCTTTTGTAGAGATTTTAAACGAACTCAAATAG
- the hisC gene encoding histidinol-phosphate transaminase: MQFNGVLANLKTYEAGKPIELVVREYGIEAKDVIKLASNENPRGCSPKVIEAVRAEAVHMNRYPDDSMYELKESLAKKYHVEDKNIIIGSGSDQVIEIAIHAKANANTKVLMAGITFAMYEIYALQTGAKVLRTPSAQHNLKEMLEIYKANKDISIIMLCIPNNPLGECLDAKDVYAFLDQIDKETLVVVDAAYLEYARFKDPVKNIDAQELITKYPNAIYTGTFSKAYGLGGMRCGYGIAQPEIIQTFLKLRAPFNITNLTLKAAIVALSDEAFMDASVKENFEQMSAYEAFAKELGFKVIESYTNFIVLEFDASKNSGAIAQKLMEKGIIVRNLGSYGMNAIRVTIGTPEQNARFFELFKTIYM, from the coding sequence ATGCAATTTAACGGTGTTTTAGCAAATTTAAAAACGTACGAAGCGGGCAAGCCGATTGAGCTTGTGGTACGTGAGTATGGCATTGAAGCCAAAGATGTGATTAAACTAGCAAGCAATGAAAACCCAAGAGGGTGTAGCCCAAAAGTGATTGAAGCGGTACGCGCAGAAGCGGTTCATATGAACCGTTATCCCGATGACAGTATGTATGAACTCAAAGAGTCTTTGGCGAAAAAATACCATGTTGAAGATAAAAACATTATCATAGGCTCAGGCAGTGATCAAGTGATTGAGATTGCGATTCACGCGAAAGCCAATGCGAATACGAAAGTGTTAATGGCCGGTATTACCTTTGCCATGTATGAAATTTATGCGCTTCAAACAGGTGCAAAAGTACTTAGAACACCTTCTGCTCAGCACAATTTGAAAGAGATGCTTGAAATTTATAAAGCGAATAAAGATATTTCGATCATTATGCTTTGTATCCCAAATAATCCTTTAGGCGAGTGTTTGGATGCTAAAGATGTTTATGCTTTTTTAGATCAAATTGACAAAGAGACATTGGTGGTGGTTGACGCCGCTTATTTGGAGTATGCACGCTTTAAAGATCCTGTAAAAAATATTGATGCCCAAGAGCTAATAACCAAATATCCTAATGCCATTTACACAGGCACGTTCTCAAAAGCGTATGGACTGGGCGGTATGCGTTGTGGTTATGGCATTGCACAGCCTGAGATCATTCAAACGTTTTTGAAACTTCGAGCACCGTTTAACATCACCAATCTCACACTTAAAGCGGCGATTGTAGCGCTGAGTGATGAAGCGTTCATGGATGCTTCGGTTAAGGAAAATTTTGAGCAGATGAGCGCGTATGAAGCATTTGCAAAAGAGCTTGGATTTAAAGTGATTGAGAGTTATACCAACTTTATCGTTTTAGAGTTTGACGCAAGTAAAAACTCTGGCGCAATTGCGCAAAAGTTGATGGAAAAGGGTATAATCGTTAGAAATTTAGGATCGTATGGTATGAATGCTATTCGTGTCACTATCGGAACACCAGAGCAAAACGCACGCTTTTTTGAACTCTTTAAAACAATTTACATGTAA
- the pth gene encoding aminoacyl-tRNA hydrolase — protein MTLIVGLGNPDLQYKNNRHNVGFMVIDALIDDQSSCEKITKANFKGELFKATSMLLLKPTTYMNLSGESVRAVDDYFKPDHIIVIHDDLDLPFGTLRFKIGGGHGGHNGLRSIDAHIGAEYIRVRIGIGKPLHKSDVAKYVLSDFSACQREFLPEILLHVKKSIQALLTQDLKEVSLQYSLKQTLCDGDKV, from the coding sequence ATGACACTGATCGTAGGGCTTGGAAATCCAGACTTACAGTATAAAAATAATCGACACAATGTCGGTTTTATGGTCATCGATGCACTCATCGATGACCAATCTTCATGCGAAAAAATCACCAAAGCCAATTTCAAAGGCGAGCTTTTTAAAGCCACTTCGATGCTTCTTCTTAAACCCACAACCTATATGAATCTCTCTGGCGAAAGTGTTAGAGCCGTTGATGATTACTTCAAACCCGATCACATTATTGTGATTCATGATGATTTAGACCTTCCTTTTGGAACCCTGCGTTTTAAAATCGGAGGCGGTCATGGCGGTCATAATGGGCTAAGATCGATTGATGCACATATTGGTGCTGAGTATATTAGGGTTCGCATTGGCATTGGAAAACCCTTGCATAAAAGCGATGTAGCGAAGTATGTGCTTTCTGATTTTTCAGCGTGTCAGCGAGAATTTTTACCTGAAATTCTTTTACATGTAAAGAAAAGCATTCAAGCCCTCCTCACACAGGATTTAAAAGAAGTTTCGCTACAATACTCCCTTAAACAAACACTGTGCGATGGGGATAAGGTATGA
- the pheA gene encoding prephenate dehydratase has translation MQVIDKFRKEIDLIDNEILKLLNERMEKVKEIGRAKQTSGTAIYRPEREKEILDRLKALNNGALNTKAIDAIFLEVFAVSRNLEFPEKIAFMGPEGSYTHQAAESRFGAMGSYIEVSSIEAVFHVLENGEAKYGVVPVENNTAGAVGTTLDCLGKFSSKIVAELYMDIHHSFATVCEDIKKVKRIYSHPQGYNQCRRFLEEHMLLGVEFIPTKSTAEAAKKASEDHDAAAICSHIAAKLSNVPILFEKIEDNMANQTRFLILSDFKNKKGVHNKTSILAKTDDKPGGLVEFLQTFQDQKVNLTKIESRPTKEKGFQSIFYMDFEGHIDDENVQKVIDENRDRYDIKWLGSYICGG, from the coding sequence ATGCAAGTAATCGATAAATTTCGAAAAGAGATTGATCTGATTGACAATGAGATCTTAAAACTGCTCAATGAACGTATGGAAAAGGTCAAAGAGATTGGACGTGCCAAACAAACCAGTGGAACAGCAATTTACCGACCAGAACGTGAAAAAGAGATCTTAGATCGCCTCAAAGCGCTCAATAACGGTGCGCTGAACACAAAAGCGATTGACGCAATTTTTTTAGAAGTCTTTGCCGTAAGCCGCAATCTAGAATTTCCTGAGAAAATCGCATTTATGGGACCAGAAGGCAGTTACACGCATCAAGCCGCAGAGAGTCGTTTTGGCGCGATGGGCAGTTATATTGAAGTCAGTTCCATCGAAGCGGTGTTTCATGTCTTGGAAAATGGTGAAGCAAAATACGGCGTAGTTCCTGTGGAAAATAACACCGCAGGTGCCGTGGGTACGACACTGGATTGTTTAGGAAAATTTAGCTCAAAAATTGTGGCCGAACTTTACATGGACATCCACCACTCTTTTGCTACGGTGTGTGAGGACATTAAAAAAGTGAAACGCATCTACTCACATCCGCAGGGTTATAACCAATGTCGAAGATTTCTGGAAGAGCATATGCTCTTAGGTGTGGAGTTTATTCCCACCAAATCAACGGCAGAAGCGGCGAAAAAAGCAAGCGAAGATCATGATGCTGCGGCGATTTGTTCCCACATTGCTGCTAAATTGTCGAACGTGCCCATTTTGTTTGAAAAAATTGAAGACAATATGGCAAACCAAACACGCTTCTTGATTTTGAGTGATTTTAAAAACAAAAAAGGGGTGCATAATAAAACCTCCATTTTGGCGAAAACTGATGATAAACCTGGCGGACTTGTGGAGTTTTTGCAAACCTTCCAAGATCAAAAAGTGAATCTTACGAAGATTGAGTCGCGCCCAACGAAAGAAAAAGGGTTCCAATCCATTTTTTACATGGATTTTGAGGGACACATTGATGATGAAAATGTCCAAAAAGTGATCGATGAAAATAGAGACAGATACGATATTAAATGGCTTGGAAGCTATATTTGTGGAGGATGA